The Coccinella septempunctata chromosome X, icCocSept1.1, whole genome shotgun sequence nucleotide sequence TCTTATATTACTTCTGAAATCTATAGGTAACATAATGCATTCATTGGGAGGAGTTGAGTTAAAGGTACATATACTTTGGGCAATATCCTACATTACAAGGTGAACAGAAAGTGTTTAATTAATGGATTCCCAAAAAAACCATAATTGGTACTTCTGAATCGCCAAATTCGGGTCGATATACATATATTAGATTGAGCAAGGTCGATCATATATACAAATTCATATTTCATATCATCCGATATACTTTTATCCTCTCCAACATCCTCAGGTTTCCCAATGATATCGTGATTATTGATATGGATGCGGTTGGAGCAATGCATATAATGAACATGCTTCACTAAGATATGacataagaaataatgaaatccAACAGAAACCAATTTATAATCGTTCAATTAGATACTGTTCGATTCGTCGAAACCGCAAAAGAAGATAGCAGAAGTTCTTGTAGTAAAATTGTGACCTGAAGGTATTCGTGAAAGAATTCTTGCCAAGTCATACTGAGTCACTGATGATTACAGTTTCCCAGAATTCTTTATTTCGatgaatttattttaatttattcgGACCGAGTGTATCTAGAAAGCAAGTCACCAAAAAACACATTGCTTATCAATTTTCCAGTATTGAATGAATAGAATATGTAGGTACCATGGTCAATGGTTTCAATCAAATTCTTGATACGAATTTCACTTCAGCTACAAGACTAACGTGAAATTTCCCATAACACAATATCTGCGTCATTCCTATTGTTGGATCTAAACTTAAAAGAAATTGAAAGTAATATTAATATCATATCAGATATCTGCAAACTTATTCcactttcaatttcatttttactCGAATAATTCATTAATGTATAATGAAGCGAAAGTACATTTTATTCACAATACAAATttaaaacaaatataaaaaagaGACAATAACATAGAAATACTCCTAATTCcttgttttttcaaaatgtagACTCAAACTACCAGGATCTACCCTacaaaccttttttttcaaaaatttaaatcgACAATCGATGTTGGCGCCACCTATTTCAAATAACTGGAACTACGAAGACtacaaatgaataataatgtcGGTTTCTTTTTTCGCGTGTTCCACTTTCATCACCTGTGTTTCGAAACTAGCGCTCAGAAAATTCGTGTTTCGATAGCGTACCAGGTGGAAGGTAACAATTTAGGTTGTCAAtggttgaaattttgttgaCCCATCTTGATCGAATCACCTTCAAAGCTCTCTAGCCCCAGTGCATTGTTGTTGAAAGAACTTCAGACCAGTTTTTTCAGATCGTCAGCGAGAACTTCCACTAAGGTCCTCTTTGTCCAGCAGAAGTTATAATTTGGTACGTTTTTCTTTATATACCCATTTCCTAAAATGGTGGAGTTACGCTGAATttctttttgagaaaatttgatGTGGATATTTTATTTTGGTTTTTTCCTTTTATCAAGAATATGAAAATGCATGCGGCGCAATCAGCTGAAGATGGCCTTTTTGATTGTGAAAATGGCTCGTATTAtagtgaaaatgaaaatgtaaaTAATGGAATTGCGGAATATGGACCTTCTGGGGAAGATGTTTTCTCAGAATACTTGTGGATGGAAAACGAGGAAGAATTCGATAAAGAGGTATCAGTTCTGTATTTATTTTAATGGACAACTTTTAAGCTCTTGTTTTGAGGTCATGCAACGTCTCGAGGAGGAAGCCCTTATGGAACAGTGTATAGAAGCTATGCTTGCTGATGAAACTTCTGATTCTGTAACTAGTCCAGGAAGGGTTGTtcaagggagaaatagcaaTGAGTGAGTTGCAAATCTATTTTTAGAAAAATATTTTGGCATTCTTAGTAACCTCATACTTACGtcgaatttctcttttttccaaaaaaaaaaacaatttttttctaaggAGATTGTTGATAGAACACAATCATCTAGATTTTCATGAGGCTATTCTTAAACTTCATGGTTAATGTTGCACTCGACCTACTTTAAAGAGGATTCACCATGAAGCTTGAGTTGACCTTATTTTCTGCATTGAAAAACATTTAATTTATTCATGAGTTTCTATTGATAACATTGCTTGGTCatggatattattattattcaactgTTGTTTTTCATCTGAGGTTAATATACTTCAATGATGTATAGATATTTCTGATAGTGGATTTCAATAAAATACTAGAAAACTCGCTGTACTGTGGAAATTTAGAAAGGAGAAGAATACAAGGATGTTACgtattttttcatataattgGTAGTGGACGTTTTATGGGGCATAATTAAGTTTGTCGTTTCACAGATACACATTTCCTTTCAGAGCTGCTCTTCCAAGAACAAGCAATGACATATCTAGTATGATCAGTAATTTGAAGCTAGATTCAGCGGAAGTAGTTAAAGGGAGTAATCTCAACCCTCTTGCCGCAGAATTCGTACCAGGAGCTCGCTCTTCGTCCCAGTCTACATCTTAATTATGTTTGTTCTATTTTCCATCTTTCCATTTTTGTACATATAACCGATTTTCACCAACAACTTATAGCTGTACTTTCCTGCGCAGTGATACATATTTGAAATGTGCATAAAAATGACTGGAATGTATTCAATTTTAATTAGTTGGAATTCCTCAAAAGTATTTTTCCGAATTTTGTTACATACCACtaccaaaaatttttcattttcgaaatatcaattaaaaaacacCTGAAACTCTACTGCattgtatttttttattcaatttgtaaTAGTTCTGAAACGAATAATTTTCTcctaatttttaataattcttcATTTGTACCGTTTGTTTTTAAAGAATTCACTTGCTTTTCAATGACATTTTTATGCATATTTATTCAACTAATAAATCCTGTCcacaaatatttttaaaataattatgaaatttcgaaatcaaCATTTGATCTGAACTGCTAataattatttccaaaaataattcatgATTGGCAGCTTTGTAAGTTAactaaatttaattttatttattgagtAAACTGTTGTGTAATACAATTATTGAGCctcctatattttttattattagaaggAACTGACTTCGTTAGTTATTTGATTATATACGTGAATTAATGAATCGAATATCCACTAATGATGATCTTTTTCTTGAATAATTGGAATTGTGATATGTATTTCCAGAAATGCTGATAATTATATTGGGTTATTTGTATATTGAAGATTTGAAGGGCAGATTTATTGATCTCTTTTACTAaccacttttttttttaaataatttgtaCACAGAAAAGTGGAAGGTATTATATAAGATGCAGATCATCACTTCACTTCAGGAGGGGCTAAGTGAATGTTGAAAATTGGTCATCCAGTTAAGATCTTTATGTATTCTATATTCCAACAAATGTAGATCTCATGTTTGTATAAAATAATTGCTGCTGTATTTAATTTTGCAATATTTCCTGGGAAAATTCTGGTTGGTTCAACAAtatgatattttcaatttttttttttttctgaaagtaatatatttatatattgtaTACATACTTAAAGAAAACGGATTTATCAGAATGCTCTCATATTTTGAAGCAGTTGCAATGCAGTAGATGAGGAATAAATCTTGTTTTGTATATCTTGAAAGTCATTAAAAAATTCGAATTATGAAGATGTGTTGAATGTATTTTTTTCAGGTTAGAACTAAATAAAAGGATAAAACAGTTCTCGTCACATTCTATTCCACTACAATTTAAAATTCTAGTGTGATAATTCAAGGCTGTGCGagttcccaaaaaaaaaatatatttatattactCATCATACTATCTGCAAAAAGGCAAAGCAGCAGGAAGGATAAATGGATGGTTTGAAGGACATGTGGCAAATCTTATTCTGCCGATTTAAACTTCAGCTGCTTTGTCTCGTTGtgagtgaaaaaacaaaatctgCCGTCTCTCAGTTACTTGGTAACTgcttatgattttcacatatATTTTTAGAATGGAAAACCTGTATATTATTGAGAGAATTATTCCAAATTATAAAAACTGTTCTTTAAATTTACTTTTATTTATTCCTATTCTTACGACTACAAATTTCATAGATCTTATATACTCAGTACACCGTACTTGACAATCTGAGTCACTTTAGCATGATTTAGGCTACCAACAAAaaggaatttttcaaatactgaTGGAAAAGGTCTTTCTGAATAAAGACAACATCATTAAAACACAGAATATTGAAAAAGTCCAAAACCAGAGCCTTCCAAAACTGgagaaattcaataataattctgaatttgttaTTATTCAGAAAACTCATCTGTGTTTCGAGTTATTTAATTTATCGGAACTTTTCAAGAGAAGTTGTTATACCGCAAAAGCTAGCTTCCAAATATGTTTAAAATGTTACATACTACCGAAGGCTGGGAATATGAAGTAAAATTCTCCAATCCATCAAAGGACTTTTATgattttttgtaaaacatatTATAAATGGTGCAACAACGAAGTAATAAATTATAATTCTCACACTTAACCACATTGCatacgaaaaaatttattcatgatTAGTTCTGCATAAAGATACCTACACTAAATGTGAATAATACTTAATCAGATAACAAgattataaaataaatatcaGTAAAATATACAATATTCCAACAATGACGAATTCGGCATAAACAGGTATCACATTAACGGTATCAATCTTTAGAGTAGAAAAAAGCACAAGCCTTGACTCTCAATGCATCGTCTTCCAAACTAACTGGCCTCACCAGTTCATCATTGAATTCATACcacctaaaaaaaaatttagataacAACTTGacataataaaaacaaaaatataccCACTTGAAATTTATGAAGCATGCTGCTGTGTAATGTCCGGAAGTCATTGAACCAGAGTGCATTGCAATTGAGTTCAACGTGTAGGTACAGCCTCCAAAATGGAAATTCCTCGTTGGGAATGAAACTCTTGAATCAACTTTCGATACAGACACATTGTTATTACGAACAGTTTGTTTATATCTGGAAAGGAACACTGATATTCGATGCACACAAGTTACAGTAGAAAAAATTAACTCACCTCTTCAAAACGATCACTAAAATTTCCGGTGCAACACAGACCTTCTTCGAATTGGTCACAGGTTGTTTGCATTTAGAACAACAATAATCGTCTATGATGTAATCCTgcatgtagttcctcatcaaatCTTCCACCCTGAAATCATCCTCTGGTACGGGAAGCATGAAAGTGCTCTCCATTTCAAACTTGAGAGATGTTATGTTGCAATTATTACAGACTTGGGTTATTCTTATTTGATGGtaaaatatatcgaaaaaagATGTTCTACCTCCTAGCTGAGTAAACCAAGCCTGTTGGGCTGGGGACATCATATCTGGCTTGGTTATGTCATAGGCACAATCTTCGCTCAGGTTATTGAGGAGGAATAAGAAGAATTCCATACAGTCCTCATGGTTGCCCATTTTGTAGGTTGGCTCAATGGAACCAACCTTTTCATAGAAACGTATGGGATTGAAACACTTTTGGATGTTGGACCACAAAGAACGGAACAGGAAGGCTGTTTCAATTATTATGGCATCTGGTTTTCTTCTTACATGCACGCTGTAAGAACCTGTGCAGAACAAAGCTGCAAGTTGGGGTACACTCTTCATGCATTGAACAACTGTGTTCATATAACATGTGTTTCTGATATTCCTGAGGCCGATTAAACCACCACCATCCGGCTGAAATAAAGTAATAACCAACTGTTAGACAAGACAAATGGTAATTTCACCTAGTCAAAATTTATATTTGCCTTTCGAGCTCAAATAAACTGATTAACAAATACCAAAATAAACATGCATAAAAATTAGATTATAACAAATAAATtgacttttttatttattttgaagtGATAACCGATTTTGGAAAGCTTCATTTGGGAGAAACAAAGTTTGAATACGATAATTCAAAGTGTCCTCATAATTAATGTGGAAATTCCTTGAATCCGCATTATAGAATGTTATCAGTTATAAGGTATCAATCATAATAGTTTTTTCTTATCAATTCTTTTGAATAACAATTACATCATATGACATTAAAAGTTCTAAAAAAGAAGATAAGGTTACAATACCTATAAAATTCCCTGAAGTCTCTATTTTGGATTAATTCGTTAAGTTGATCATAAAATATTGCATTCCCACCAAATTAACGCAATAACGTTCAAGGAATTTTAAATTTGAGCAATATAGGACTGACAAAGAGATCTATTCATGTCAATAAATAATTAAGAAATTGTCAATTGAAAACTGATTAAATTACTCACATTAAAAGTTAATGGACCGTCGAAAAGATGAGATCTCTGTATCAAACTGGTCGGTTTGGTAGCCCTGTTAATAACAGGCTTCACTGGCTTTACTTCTTTTGATCCTGTACCGCTATCCAGGCTTGGACTCATTCCCATGGTAGGATCCCCAGCAGCTTTTGGCTTCAAAGCACGAGCTTTTGCTAATACATCTAAGCGTTGCTGAGCGATCGTTTGTcttatgagaatttttcgattctcaGATTTGTCAATGTCAGCAATTTCCTTTATATGATCCGCTTTCAGGCTTTCTTTCTGAGGATCGAACCGGGCATACAATTCAAACAATTCCTGAGTTTTATTCTTCTCCTCACTGATCACTTCGAATTTCTTATCTAAGTTAGCTATCGTTTTTTCCAGTTCCAATCGTTTCTCAATGTCCGTTTCTTCTTTCCACCTATTTTCACCAGCAATAATTTCGTTCAAAATAATCTCGCATTGCTTAGCTAATTCCTTATTCTTCTGAATCAAATCCTCTCTTGTTCCCGTATATGCACCGGATTCCACAGCGGCATTAGGTTCTTTGAAAGGTATGCTTGGTTCTTTAGTTTCCTCAGATGGATATTGAATATTATCAAGATCTAATAATTCGTCCAGTTCATCATTCACTTTATTCATCACAACATTTGAATTAATGCAAAGAGAAGGGTACTTCTGTCCCCACTCCATATAACCTCCTCTCAATATGATTGGTTTTTGGGAATAAGTCCTATTGGTATCCCactaaaaatttcaagacataaCAAACATTCGAGAAATGATCACTTGCAACTCACATCAACTAATGACGATAAAAGTTTTTCTAATTTTGTGGCTGCCATGGTTTCTGAAGTACTCTTCCAGTCAAGTAACACAACAATGTCAAAAGTATCTCTCTTTTGCCAGACAGGTTTGAATTCCTCTGGTATGACTTCCCCAATGCAATGTGCAGATAATCTAAACCAAAACAATTTTATACGAACAGCACTATGAGTGTGCCATCTACCTTACCCTGACTGAATTATATCATCAGGAACATTGATGACCGTCCCTTCTTTTATTCTTGATTCTTTGAAGTCTTGACGAGATCGAGCATCAACAAtcaatatattatttttagGATCTTGCAGTGCAAGATACAACTCCTCACATTTAATTTCATTAtctaaaatttcattcaaacaaTCAGTTTTTCAAATACTTCAAATGGATTGACAGTTACCTGGAAACTTCTTTATTGGGACAGAGCTCAAAGATGTTTTCTTAAAAGGCGacctattttcattttcattaacttttctttcagaatatctcCGAGTCAAATCCTTTTGTAGAGCCTCTAGCTGTCTCCTAGCTTTCTTCAACTGTGATTCAAATCGTATTTCCATAAAATGAGTATCATTTATTGTTCGAGAGTAATGTGCGTAGTATAGCAGAAAcctgaataaaaatatatatgcTTTTTCTTGATCGATGAAATTGTCCTGGGCACTCTTATACAGCTTTTCTAGATTCTTCATTTTGCTGTGGACAAGTTTTCGAATGTAGTAGACATAGGTATTTACATGGAACGACGTACCTGTCGAAATTTCCACCTTTTATCAGGGGTCTATCCTTTGCAATAACATTGAGGGCATCAATATTGTCCGCAATATATAATTCTTTGTGGTTGACAGTCATGTTAGAAACCTCTTATTCCACTGATTGGTAAATTTATTAAAAGGAATTCATATAAAGCTAGAGGGAAAACGGTAGAGACAACCTGTCTCTGGAAAACAGATTCTTGGAACAGATCTGATAAAAACAATAGAACCGGCTGGGAGGTTTcacataaaaattaatttcatcgtGATGCCTTCTACACAGGAAATTAATAGTGGAATATAACCTCATGAATTCGGTGAATTGTACTACCTGAAATTATTGCTATATATTAATTGATAAGCGACTTTATCAATATTACGGTATTTCTTGAAGCAAAAAGTTTACGTTTAAACAATGCCAATTAACCAATGAAAAATGACATTCAAAAATACTGTCTTAAGCCGAAATCACGTTTCTGGCCAAGTCTTAAGGTAGGCTCACACCTGAACATGTGTACATATAAAATCGAAAGAATATTCGAAATTAAAGATTCATTTCTTTGCAGAATTGTTGTCTGAGATCAATAAACAAAAAACATACAAATTCCAGACTTTACGTTACATTACAGCACTCAAAAATACCTAATCTGTAGGTAGGCTGTATCATTTGTAGGTGTATGTCAGTGTAGCAGGTgaatatattttaatatttgtttgtttttggaatttatcaATGTAGAGTAAACAACATCACAGGTGCAAACAAAAATAATCAAATGTTGCTTGATTAGAGTTCTAATCTTCTGCTTTCCAGTATCTTAATTATCACATTTAACAAATAATTTATGGTAAAGTTTATGAACATGATAATAATTGCATTACTTCAGTTTGGATAGAATGGGTTTTGTTCCATGGATTGGTCGTTCTCAAAGAACTTTGGACTACAAATAATCTCGTTTTCACTTTGAGCTCATGTTCAGTATGTCTTAATTTCAATGTAATAATTTCAGAGAACTAAGAAACGAAAAATGTCTCGACCTACAAGTAGAATTCAGGCAAGGAATAACCATTCCAAAAAAGTAGAACCATTCGACTCTAAATGATTCCGGTATATAACTGTCTCTCTGTTCTAGATAACCCTCAAAGAAATGATGGCTCTGAGAAAGAAACAATTGGAGGATGGAGACCTTCCTATACCCGACAGTGTAGCAGTAGATCCATATGAAATTTGTTACAAATATTTAGAGGACTTTAGAAAAACCACCTTAGTGGGAACTGAAACTGAAGTGATGTGTGATCATAAAAACGACTGGGATGAGAATCA carries:
- the LOC123321664 gene encoding polyadenylate-binding protein-interacting protein 2 isoform X2 gives rise to the protein MKMHAAQSAEDGLFDCENGSYYSENENVNNGIAEYGPSGEDVFSEYLWMENEEEFDKEVMQRLEEEALMEQCIEAMLADETSDSVTSPGRVVQGRNSNEAALPRTSNDISSMISNLKLDSAEVVKGSNLNPLAAEFVPGARSSSQSTS
- the LOC123321664 gene encoding polyadenylate-binding protein-interacting protein 2 isoform X1 codes for the protein MKMHAAQSAEDGLFDCENGSYYSENENVNNGIAEYGPSGEDVFSEYLWMENEEEFDKEVMQRLEEEALMEQCIEAMLADETSDSVTSPGRVVQGRNSNEYTFPFRAALPRTSNDISSMISNLKLDSAEVVKGSNLNPLAAEFVPGARSSSQSTS
- the LOC123321913 gene encoding ubiquitin carboxyl-terminal hydrolase 8-like, with product MTVNHKELYIADNIDALNVIAKDRPLIKGGNFDSKMKNLEKLYKSAQDNFIDQEKAYIFLFRFLLYYAHYSRTINDTHFMEIRFESQLKKARRQLEALQKDLTRRYSERKVNENENRSPFKKTSLSSVPIKKFPDNEIKCEELYLALQDPKNNILIVDARSRQDFKESRIKEGTVINVPDDIIQSGLSAHCIGEVIPEEFKPVWQKRDTFDIVVLLDWKSTSETMAATKLEKLLSSLVDWDTNRTYSQKPIILRGGYMEWGQKYPSLCINSNVVMNKVNDELDELLDLDNIQYPSEETKEPSIPFKEPNAAVESGAYTGTREDLIQKNKELAKQCEIILNEIIAGENRWKEETDIEKRLELEKTIANLDKKFEVISEEKNKTQELFELYARFDPQKESLKADHIKEIADIDKSENRKILIRQTIAQQRLDVLAKARALKPKAAGDPTMGMSPSLDSGTGSKEVKPVKPVINRATKPTSLIQRSHLFDGPLTFNPDGGGLIGLRNIRNTCYMNTVVQCMKSVPQLAALFCTGSYSVHVRRKPDAIIIETAFLFRSLWSNIQKCFNPIRFYEKVGSIEPTYKMGNHEDCMEFFLFLLNNLSEDCAYDITKPDMMSPAQQAWFTQLGGRTSFFDIFYHQIRITQVCNNCNITSLKFEMESTFMLPVPEDDFRVEDLMRNYMQDYIIDDYCCSKCKQPVTNSKKVCVAPEILVIVLKRYKQTVRNNNVSVSKVDSRVSFPTRNFHFGGCTYTLNSIAMHSGSMTSGHYTAACFINFKWYEFNDELVRPVSLEDDALRVKACAFFYSKD